Proteins co-encoded in one Sebastes fasciatus isolate fSebFas1 chromosome 11, fSebFas1.pri, whole genome shotgun sequence genomic window:
- the wnt3a gene encoding protein Wnt-3a has protein sequence MIYLGCFLLLLCGLTHVMASYPIWWSLAVGHQYSSLGTQPILCGSIPGLVPKQLRFCRNYVEIMPSVAEGVKIGIQECQHQFRGRRWNCTTVNDNLAIFGPVLDKATRESAFVHAIASAGVAFAVTRACAEGSATICGCDTRHKGPPGEGWKWGGCSEDVEFGSMVSREFADARENRPDARSAMNRHNNEAGRMSLNDNMFLKCKCHGLSGSCEVKTCWWSQPDFRVIGDYMKDKYDSASEMVVEKHKESRGWVETLRPKYNYFKPPTERDLVYYESSPNFCDPNPETGSFGTRDRICNLTSHGIDGCDLLCCGRGHNTRTEKRKEKCHCIFHWCCYVSCQECVRVYDVHTCK, from the exons GTCACTAGCAGTGGGCCACCAGTACTCATCACTGGGCACCCAACCCATCCTCTGTGGCAGCATCCCGGGTCTGGTGCCCAAGCAGCTGCGCTTCTGCCGGAACTACGTGGAGATCATGCCCAGCGTGGCCGAGGGGGTGAAGATTGGCATCCAGGAGTGCCAGCACCAGTTCAGAGGCCGACGCTGGAACTGCACCACGGTCAATGACAACCTGGCCATTTTTGGGCCGGTGTTAGATAAAG CCACTCGAGAGTCAGCATTTGTTCATGCTATTGCCTCGGCGGGAGTAGCATTTGCAGTGACCCGTGCCTGCGCTGAGGGTTCAGCCACCATCTGCGGATGTGACACACGCCACAAGGGCCCCCCTGGTGAGGGATGGAAGTGGGGCGGCTGCAGCGAGGATGTAGAGTTTGGGAGCATGGTGTCCCGGGAGTTTGCTGATGCAAGGGAGAATCGCCCCGATGCACGCTCAGCCATGAACCGCCATAACAATGAGGCAGGAAGAATG TCCCTCAACGACAACATGTTCCTGAAGTGTAAGTGCCATGGGCTGTCAGGCAGCTGCGAGGTCAAGACGTGCTGGTGGTCGCAGCCTGATTTCCGAGTTATTGGCGACTACATGAAGGATAAGTACGACAGCGCATCGGAGATGGTGGTGGAGAAACATAAGGAGTCCCGCGGATGGGTGGAGACCCTGAGACCCAAGTACAACTACTTCAAACCCCCCACAGAGCGCGATCTGGTTTACTACGAAAGCTCACCCAACTTCTGTGACCCCAATCCCGAAACCGGCTCCTTTGGAACCCGCGATCGCATCTGCAATCTGACGTCCCACGGCATAGACGGTTGTGACCTCCTCTGCTGCGGCAGAGGTCACAACACCAGGACTGAGAAGAGAAAGGAGAAGTGTCACTGTATTTTCCACTGGTGCTGCTACGTCAGTTGTCAGGAGTGTGTGAGGGTCTACGACGTGCACACCTGCAAATAA
- the arf1 gene encoding ADP-ribosylation factor 1 translates to MGNAFTQLFQSLFGKKEMRILMVGLDAAGKTTILYKLKLGEIVTTIPTIGFNVETVEYKNISFTVWDVGGQDKIRPLWRHYFQNTQGLIFVVDSNDRERCQEAREELNRMLTEDELRDAVLLVFANKQDLPNAMNAAEITDKLGLHALRNRNWYIQATCATTGDGLYEGLDWLSNQLKNHS, encoded by the exons ATGGGGAATGCGTTTACACAACTCTTTCAGAGTTTATTTGGGAAGAAGGAGATGAGGATCCTTATGGTGGGTCTTGATGCTGCTGGAAAGACAACTATTTTGTACAAGCTGAAACTTGGAGAGATTGTGACTACCATTCCCACAATAG gttttaatgTAGAGACAGTAGAGTACAAGAACATCAGTTTCACAGTATGGGATGTCGGTGGTCAAGACAAAATTCGACCGCTGTGGCGTCATTACTTCCAGAACACACAGG GTCTCATCTTTGTTGTGGACAGCAACGACAGAGAGCGATGTCAGGAGGCTCGTGAGGAGCTGAATAGAATGTTGACAGAGGATGAGTTGCGTGATGCCGTGCTATTAGTGTTTGCCAACAAACAA GATCTTCCAAACGCTATGAATGCAGCAGAAATCACAGACAAGTTGGGTCTTCACGCTTTACGCAACAGAAACTGGTACATCCAGGCGACCTGTGCCACCACTGGGGATGGCCTCTACGAAGGACTGGATTGGTTGTCAAATCAGCTCAAGAACCATTCATAA